From Deltaproteobacteria bacterium HGW-Deltaproteobacteria-18, a single genomic window includes:
- a CDS encoding ABC transporter ATP-binding protein, with amino-acid sequence MTSSDIIIDVKGLNKWYGDFHVLKNIDLEVRKGERIVICGPSGSGKSTLIRCMNRLERHQEGTIIVDGTELTGNVKGLEKIRREVGMVFQNFNLFPHMTVMENLTLAPIWVRKMPKREAEATAMHFLERVRIAEQSAKYPGQLSGGQQQRVAIARALCMNPNILLFDEPTSALDPEMIKEVLDVMVSLAEENMTMVCVTHEMGFARTVADRIIFMDGGEIVEQNSPEEFFSNPRFDRTRQFLSQILHH; translated from the coding sequence ATGACTTCAAGCGACATCATCATCGACGTGAAGGGCCTCAACAAATGGTACGGCGACTTCCACGTTCTCAAAAATATCGACCTCGAGGTGCGCAAGGGCGAGCGGATCGTCATCTGCGGCCCGTCCGGCTCCGGCAAGTCCACCCTGATCCGGTGCATGAACAGGCTGGAGCGTCACCAGGAAGGGACCATCATTGTGGACGGCACCGAGTTGACCGGCAATGTCAAAGGCCTGGAGAAAATCCGCCGCGAGGTGGGTATGGTGTTCCAGAATTTCAACCTGTTCCCGCACATGACCGTCATGGAGAACCTTACACTGGCTCCCATCTGGGTGCGGAAGATGCCCAAAAGGGAAGCCGAGGCCACGGCCATGCATTTTCTGGAGCGCGTGCGCATCGCCGAGCAGTCGGCCAAGTATCCCGGCCAGCTCTCGGGCGGGCAGCAGCAGCGCGTGGCCATTGCCCGGGCCCTGTGCATGAACCCGAACATCCTGCTTTTCGACGAGCCCACCTCGGCCCTGGACCCGGAGATGATCAAAGAGGTTCTCGATGTCATGGTCTCCCTGGCCGAGGAGAACATGACCATGGTGTGCGTGACCCACGAAATGGGCTTTGCCCGGACCGTGGCCGACCGCATCATCTTCATGGATGGCGGCGAAATCGTGGAACAGAATTCCCCGGAGGAATTTTTCTCCAATCCCCGCTTCGACCGCACCCGGCAGTTTCTCAGCCAGATTCTGCACCATTGA
- a CDS encoding amino acid ABC transporter permease — protein MNEQLKTFTPLPDAPPPVADSGVFLWLRTNLFSGWFNSVLTVLALLVLARTVPPLVSWAFTNATWAGGPDACDGSGACWTFIADKARVMLIGTYPPELVWRPVAAAILFAGVIAATVSGRFGKRVLAGAWPAFFVAAVWLVGGGAGLAEVDQSMWGGLMLSLGLAAVGILFSVPFGILLALGRQSRMVGISSVCIGFIELIRGVPLITILFMASVMMPLFLPVNLQINNLLRVQVGIILFSSAYIAEVVRGGLQAVPAGQLDAAKALGLSRWMITLFVVLPQALRYVLPSLIGRCIALFKDTSLVIIVGLLDFLGMVKAASQDQNWLGHEVEGYVFCAVVYWCICFGMSRYGRSLEKRGPQTNR, from the coding sequence CCATTACCCGACGCCCCTCCGCCCGTGGCCGACTCCGGCGTGTTTCTCTGGTTGCGGACCAACCTCTTTTCCGGCTGGTTCAACTCCGTGCTCACGGTACTGGCCTTGCTGGTCCTGGCCAGGACCGTCCCGCCGCTGGTTTCCTGGGCGTTCACCAACGCCACGTGGGCCGGCGGACCCGATGCCTGCGACGGCTCGGGCGCGTGCTGGACGTTCATCGCGGACAAGGCGCGGGTCATGCTGATCGGCACCTACCCGCCGGAACTGGTCTGGCGCCCTGTGGCGGCGGCCATCCTGTTCGCTGGCGTGATCGCGGCCACGGTCAGCGGACGGTTCGGCAAACGTGTGCTGGCCGGAGCATGGCCCGCATTCTTTGTGGCCGCCGTCTGGCTCGTGGGCGGCGGCGCGGGGTTGGCCGAGGTGGATCAGTCCATGTGGGGCGGGCTCATGCTCTCCCTGGGCCTGGCTGCGGTGGGCATCCTGTTCTCGGTACCTTTCGGCATCCTCCTGGCTCTGGGGAGGCAGTCCCGGATGGTCGGCATCAGCTCCGTCTGCATCGGTTTCATCGAACTCATCCGGGGCGTTCCGCTCATCACCATCCTGTTCATGGCCTCGGTGATGATGCCGCTGTTTCTGCCTGTGAACCTCCAGATCAACAATCTGCTGCGGGTCCAGGTGGGTATCATTCTCTTTTCCTCGGCCTATATCGCCGAGGTTGTACGCGGCGGACTGCAGGCTGTGCCGGCTGGCCAGCTCGACGCGGCCAAGGCCCTCGGATTGTCACGCTGGATGATCACCCTCTTCGTGGTCCTGCCCCAGGCCCTGCGCTACGTGCTTCCGTCCCTGATCGGGCGCTGCATCGCCCTGTTCAAGGACACGTCCCTGGTCATCATCGTGGGCCTTCTGGATTTCCTCGGCATGGTCAAGGCCGCCTCCCAGGACCAGAACTGGCTCGGTCACGAGGTCGAGGGCTATGTCTTCTGCGCCGTGGTCTACTGGTGCATCTGCTTCGGCATGAGCCGATACGGCCGCAGCCTTGAAAAGCGCGGCCCCCAAACCAACAGGTAA